In Bosea vestrisii, the following are encoded in one genomic region:
- the msrA gene encoding peptide-methionine (S)-S-oxide reductase MsrA, translating to MTERAVLAGGCFWGMQDLIRKLPGVETTRVGYTGGDVKNATYRNHGTHAEGIEITFDPGKIGYRQLVEFFFQIHDPTTLNRQGNDLGTSYRSGIYYVDEAQKKTAEEVIAEVNASGRWPGKVTTELKPEGDFWEAEPEHQDYLERYPAGYTCHWVRPDWVLPRREAAE from the coding sequence ATGACGGAACGTGCTGTACTCGCAGGCGGTTGCTTCTGGGGCATGCAGGACCTGATCCGCAAGCTCCCCGGCGTCGAGACGACCCGGGTCGGCTACACCGGCGGCGACGTGAAGAATGCGACCTATCGCAATCACGGGACCCATGCCGAGGGCATCGAGATCACCTTCGATCCCGGCAAGATCGGCTACCGCCAACTGGTGGAGTTCTTCTTCCAGATCCATGATCCGACGACGCTGAACCGCCAGGGCAACGACCTCGGCACCAGCTATCGCTCGGGCATCTACTATGTCGACGAGGCGCAAAAGAAGACCGCCGAGGAGGTGATCGCCGAGGTCAACGCCTCCGGGCGCTGGCCGGGCAAGGTGACCACGGAACTGAAGCCCGAAGGCGATTTCTGGGAGGCGGAGCCGGAGCACCAGGATTATCTGGAGCGCTATCCGGCCGGCTACACCTGCCACTGGGTCCGCCCGGATTGGGTGCTGCCGCGTCGCGAGGCCGCGGAATAG